The Chlorocebus sabaeus isolate Y175 chromosome 1, mChlSab1.0.hap1, whole genome shotgun sequence genome includes a region encoding these proteins:
- the OR9G1 gene encoding LOW QUALITY PROTEIN: olfactory receptor 9G1 (The sequence of the model RefSeq protein was modified relative to this genomic sequence to represent the inferred CDS: substituted 2 bases at 2 genomic stop codons) has product MERSNHTVTEFILLAFTTDPGMQLGLFVVFLGVYSLTGVGNNTLIMLICNDSRLHTPIYFFTGNLSFLDLWYSSVYTPKILVICISEGKSISFAGCLCQFFFSAGLAYSECYLLAAMAYDRYVAISKPLLYAQAMPGRLCICLVLYSYTGGFVNAIILTSNTFTLDFCGDNVIDDFFCDVPPLVKLACKVRESYQAVLHFLLASSVISLTVLILASYLSIIATILRICSTQGHLKAFSTCSSHLISVTLYCGSILXIYSRPSSSYSLERDKIVSTFYTVLFPMFNPMIYSLRNKDMKEALKKFFKSAXSKVRIDINFLNQC; this is encoded by the coding sequence ATGGAGAGGAGCAATCACACAGTGACTGAGTTCATCCTGCTGGCCTTCACCACAGATCCAGGGATGCAGCTGGGCCTGTTTGTGGTGTTCCTGGGCGTGTACTCTCTGACTGGGGTAGGAAATAACACCCTCATCATGTTGATTTGTAATGACTCCCGCCTCCACACACCCATATATTTTTTCACTGGAAATCTGTCATTTCTGGATCTCTGGTATTCCTCTGTCTACACCCCAAAGATCCTAGTGATCTGCATCTCTGAAGGCAAAAGCATCTCTTTTGCTGGCTGCCTGTGTCAGTTCTTCTTCTCTGCAGGGCTGGCCTATAGTGAGTGCTACCTGCTGGCTGCCATGGCTTACGACCGTTACGTAGCCATCTCCAAGCCCCTGCTTTACGCTCAGGCTATGCCAGGGAGATTGTGCATCTGTTTGGTTTTATATTCCTATACTGGGGGTTTTGTCAATGCGATAATATTAACCAGCAACACATTCACACTGGATTTTTGTGGTGACAATGTCATTGATGACTTTTTCTGTGATGTCCCACCCCTGGTGAAGCTGGCATGCAAGGTAAGAGAGAGCTATCAGGCTGTACTGCACTTCCTGCTGGCCTCCAGTGTCATCTCCCTTACTGTGCTCATCCTGGCCTCTTACCTTTCCATCATCGCCACCATCCTGAGGATCTGCTCCACCCAGGGCCACCTCAAAGCCTTCTCCACGTGCTCCTCCCACCTGATCTCTGTTACCTTATACTGTGGCTCCATTCTCTAAATCTACTCTCGGCCAAGTTCCAGCTACTCCCTTGAGAGGGACAAAATTGTTTCTACCTTTTATACTGTGCTGTTCCCCATGTTCAACCCTATGATCTACAGTCTGAGGAATAAAGACATGAAAGAAGCTCTGAAAAAATTCTTCAAGTCAGCATAATCCAAAGTCCGAATTGACATAAACTTCCTAAATCAGTGCTAA
- the OR5AR1 gene encoding olfactory receptor 5AR1, with product MDTENHSVVTEFIFMGITQDPQMQIIFFVVFLIVYLVNVVGNIGMIILIITDTQLHTPMYFFLCNLSFVDLGYSSAIAPRMLADFLTKHKVISFSSCATQFAFFVGFVDAECYVLAAMAYDRFVAICQPLHYNTLMSKRVCLALMLGSYLAGLVSLVAHTTLTFSLSYCGSNIINHFFCEIPPLLALSCSDTYISEILLFSLCGFIEFSTILIIFISYTFILVAIIRMRSAEGRLKAFSTCGSHLTGVTLFYGTVMFMYLRPTSSYSLDQDKWASVFYTIIIPMLNPLIYSLRNKDVKAAFKKLILKNLNNNTK from the coding sequence ATGGATACAGAAAACCACTCAGTGGTGACTGAGTTTATCTTCATGGGCATCACCCAGGACCCTCAGATGCAGATCATCTTCTTCGTGGTTTTTCTCATAGTTTACCTGGTTAATGTAGTGGGGAACATTGGTATGATTATCCTGATTATAACAGACACTCAGCTTCACACACCCATGTATTTTTTCCTCTGCAACCTCTCCTTTGTTGACCTGGGCTACTCCTCAGCCATTGCCCCCAGGATGCTGGCTGACTTCCTAACAAAGCACAAAGTTATCTCCTTCTCCAGCTGTGCCACCCAGTTTGCTTTCTTTGTAGGTTTTGTGGATGCTGAGTGCTATGTCCTGGCAGCCATGGCCTATGATCGTTTTGTGGCTATCTGTCAACCCCTCCACTATAACACCCTCATGTCCAAGCGGGTCTGCTTGGCTCTCATGCTGGGCTCTTACCTGGCTGGTCTAGTAAGTTTAGTAGCCCACACTACCCTCACCTTCAGCCTGAGTTACTGTGGTTCCAATATCATCAACCATTTCTTCTGCGAAATCCCACCACTCTTGGCCCTCTCTTGTTCAGACACCTACATCAGTGAGATCTTGCTCTTCAGTCTGTGTGGCTTCATTGAATTCAGcaccatcctcatcatcttcatctcCTATACCTTTATCCTCGTTGCAATCATCAGAATGCGTTCAGCCGAAGGCCGCCTTAAGGCTTTCTCCACCTGTGGGTCTCACCTTACTGGCGTCACCCTCTTCTATGGCACAGTCATGTTTATGTACCTCAGGCCAACATCCAGCTACTCTCTGGACCAAGACAAGTGGGCCTCTGTGTTCTACACGATTATCATCCCCATGTTGAATCCCTTGATCTACAGTTTGCGGAACAAAGATGTGAAAGCTGCTTTCAAAAAACTAATTCTTAAAAACCTCAATAATAACACAAAATGA
- the OR9G4 gene encoding olfactory receptor 9G4 codes for MDVGNRTILTEFILLGFSAEPQWQLILFGMFLMLYLITLSGNMTLVVLIRIDSHLHTPMYFFIGNLSFLDFWYTSVYTPKILASCVSEDKRISLAGCGAQLFFSCVVAYTECYLLAAMAYDRHAAICNPLLYSGTMSTALCTGLVAGSYIGGFLNAIAHTANTFRLRFCGKNIIDHFFCDAPPLVKMSCIDTRVYEKVLLGVVGFTVLSSILAILISYVNILLAILRIHSASGRRKAFSTCASHLISVMLFYGSLLFMYSRPSSTYSLERDKVAALFYTVINPLLNPLIYSLRNKDIKEAFRKATQTIRPQT; via the coding sequence ATGGACGTGGGAAATCGCACCATCCTGACTGAATTCATCTTGTTGGGTTTCTCAGCGGAACCCCAGTGGCAGCTGATTCTATTTGGAATGTTTCTGATGCTCTATTTGATAACCTTGTCGGGAAACATGACCTTGGTTGTCTTAATTCGAATTGATTCCCACTTGCATACGCCTATGTACTTTTTCATTGGCAATCTGTCTTTTTTGGATTTCTGGTATACCTCTGTGTATACCCCCAAAATCCTGGCCAGTTGTGTCTCAGAAGATAAGCGCATTTCCTTGGCTGGATGTGGGGCTCAGctgtttttttcctgtgttgtAGCCTACACTGAATGCTATCTCCTGGCAGCCATGGCTTATGACCGCCATGCAGCAATTTGTAACCCATTGCTTTACTCAGGTACCATGTCCACTGCCCTCTGTACTGGGCTTGTTGCTGGCTCCTACATAGGAGGATTTTTGAATGCCATAGCCCATACTGCCAATACATTCCGCCTGCGTTTTTGTGGTAAAAATATCATTGACCACTTTTTCTGTGATGCACCACCATTGGTAAAAATGTCCTGTATAGACACCAGGGTCTATGAAAAAGTTCTCCTTGGTGTGGTGGGCTTCACAGTCCTCTCCAGCATTCTTGCTATCCTGATTTCCTATGTCAACATCCTCCTGGCTATCCTGAGAATCCACTCAGCTTCAGGAAGACGCAAGGCATTCTCCACCTGTGCTTCCCACCTCATCTCAGTCATGCTCTTCTATGGATCATTGTTGTTTATGTATTCAAGGCCTAGTTCCACCTACTCCCTAGAAAGGGACAAAGTAGCTGCTCTCTTCTACACTGTGATCAACCCACTGCTCAACCCTCTCATCTATAGCCTGAGAAACAAAGATATCAAAGAGGCCTTCAGGAAAGCAACACAGACTATACGACCGCAAACGTGA